One Cellulomonas taurus genomic region harbors:
- the trpD gene encoding anthranilate phosphoribosyltransferase: MSWGDLLTALIGGQDLTAEQTAWAMDQIMSGEASPVRVAGFLVALRAKGETVEELTALADTMLAHAVRFTVPGRSVDIVGTGGDRAHTVNVSTMASLVIAGTGVRVVKHGNRAASSSSGSADVLEALGLRLDHTPERVAAIVEEAGITFCFAGTFHSSMRHAAVARRDLGVATAFNFLGPLTNPAQPAAAAIGCADPRMAGLMAGVLAGRGTDALVFRNDDGLDELSPTSTARIWQVDDGIVTEHTLDPVAELGLTPVTIADLRGADAQYNAGVARDIIGGAHHPARETVLLNAAAALVAEGSLPGTGDGALVDRLRAGLVHAARSVDSGAATAVLDRWRAASN, encoded by the coding sequence GGCGTCGCCGGTCCGGGTGGCCGGGTTCCTGGTCGCGCTGCGCGCCAAGGGTGAAACGGTCGAGGAACTGACGGCGCTGGCCGACACGATGCTGGCGCACGCGGTGCGGTTCACCGTGCCGGGTCGCAGCGTGGACATCGTCGGCACCGGCGGCGACCGCGCGCACACGGTGAACGTGTCCACGATGGCCTCGCTGGTGATCGCCGGCACCGGGGTCCGGGTGGTCAAGCACGGAAACCGCGCCGCCTCGTCCTCCTCCGGTTCCGCCGACGTGCTGGAGGCACTCGGGCTGCGGCTGGACCACACCCCGGAGCGGGTCGCCGCGATCGTCGAGGAAGCCGGGATCACGTTCTGCTTCGCCGGGACCTTCCACTCCTCGATGCGGCACGCGGCGGTGGCGCGGCGCGACCTCGGTGTGGCCACCGCCTTCAACTTCCTCGGTCCCCTCACCAACCCCGCGCAGCCAGCGGCGGCCGCCATCGGGTGTGCCGACCCCAGGATGGCCGGTCTGATGGCCGGGGTGCTCGCGGGCCGGGGGACCGACGCGCTGGTGTTCCGCAACGACGACGGCCTGGACGAGCTCTCACCGACCTCCACCGCCCGGATCTGGCAGGTGGACGACGGGATCGTCACCGAGCACACCCTGGACCCCGTGGCCGAGCTGGGGCTGACCCCGGTGACCATCGCCGACCTGCGGGGTGCCGACGCGCAGTACAACGCTGGCGTGGCCCGGGACATCATCGGCGGGGCGCACCACCCGGCGCGGGAGACCGTGCTGCTGAACGCCGCGGCCGCCCTGGTCGCCGAGGGGTCGCTGCCCGGCACCGGTGACGGCGCTCTGGTCGACCGGCTGCGGGCCGGACTGGTGCACGCAGCACGGTCCGTGGACTCCGGTGCGGCGACCGCGGTGCTGGACCGCTGGCGCGCAGCGTCGAACTGA
- a CDS encoding Lrp/AsnC family transcriptional regulator has translation MLTAIVLIDTDPNRIPEVAQAIADQPGVSEVYSVTGEVDLVAMVRVREHEELADVIADRLSKVEGVRRTQTYIAFRTYSQHDLESAFALGIED, from the coding sequence ATGCTCACCGCCATCGTGCTGATCGACACCGACCCGAACCGGATCCCCGAGGTGGCGCAGGCCATCGCCGACCAGCCGGGGGTGAGCGAGGTCTACTCGGTCACCGGCGAGGTCGACCTGGTCGCCATGGTCCGGGTCCGTGAGCACGAGGAGCTGGCCGACGTGATCGCCGACCGGCTGAGCAAGGTCGAGGGCGTGCGCCGCACCCAGACCTACATCGCGTTCCGCACCTACTCCCAGCACGACCTGGAGTCGGCCTTCGCCCTCGGCATCGAGGACTGA